The region AGAAGTTTGAGCCACACATGGCAGCAGGATGATTTTGCATCTGTTCTCTACAAGAGTCTGACTGTTGCTTTGTACTGGGTACTGTATGGGTTACCTCAACACTTGTGTTTCTCAGCTGTACATAAGAAAGATAAATGTAAGTAAGTACAGTAAGATCATTTTTAGCTCACATTCTCCTTcctaaataaaaacagctttctgtgCCATATCTCTTTTACTCTGTTGTTTATAGTGCAACCTGCCTGctcacaattatttttattttagtgtctatgaaagaaacaagaagagtAGGAATATTTCCCTCTCAGCTAGATCTTATATCTTGCATGCACTGCATGATTTTTCCAGGCTAGTCACAAAACTTTTAAGGGGAAATATGCTTTTTCAGCTACAGATCTAATAAGATACGCTTGTCTCTTGAGACCTTCACAAAGAAGCACATGCCTCATGCATGGACAAAAATGCTTTGCAGTACTGGAACCACCAATGTTTGCAAATGCTCAAATATTATGAAGAGGGCTCTAAAGGCTTTTTCCCACTGCTCCTTGCAAGTTACTCACAATGTAAAGATAGTTATCTTGCTTCAGGCCAAAGGGGGATGCCTCAGGTTTAACCACGGATTAAGAATAATGCAATAGTTCCCAGGTTCTGATTGCAGATTGGAGACTTCCTGAGCCAGAGCCCATTTCCAAGTATTTAGTGATCCACAACATTTTTCTACAGCCCATGTGTATCTAATATTTCCATGTAAAGTTATGTCACCTTGTGACAAGGAGCTTCACAGTTTCACAATGTGCAGGCGGTTTGCAGACTTTTACTACCATATCTAACACTGGTTACTTAATTCTCCTTGGAGACCAGCATAATTCCAGTTTTATGCTGAATACTATTTTCAGTATTGCATCCATGCTGTTTAGGGAGAAGACCTATTGCCCCTGTAATTACTAAGAAATTATTGTCTTGATTCtgaattagaatattttaaataaattttcatatTACTCTTAAGTGTTTCAGAATAATCTGCATGAGTTAGTATTAAATTTATGCATTCTCACTCTTCTCTTTAGTTAAAATTACCAGTTCACCTTAATATGGaagacaaaacacacacaaaaaggggTTGGCCACAATATTGCTGAAATTTACGTGATGGACAGTATTAAGGTCTAGACAATACCACATTCAATCTCtccaatattattttttctgcttttaaatgtcACTTAGACCACATTTGCCAAAAATAAGGTTCAGTCTCCCAGAGAGAGATTCAAGTCAGCAAAGGAAAGCCTACTGTATTCAGACTTCCAGATAAGTGAAGTTGCCTTCTTTAATTTCCACTTTTGTGGTTGCCTAGAAGATTGAAACTGACAAGTTTCCTGCCTTTTGAAGGTCAgggatctttcttttttctgtctcctatTCAGTCACAATAATGATATCACTCATAGGAGCACATATAGAAAATTTAATTATGCTTTATCCTTATAAAGAATTGTGCTTGGATTATTTAGCTAATGCCTACAGACAGCAGTTGCTATGGCCTTAGTTGGTAAACTTTATTTCATTGCTCAGAGAACATTAGAAAATATGGTATCATGTCagactaaattttttttcttcagtatgctgttttaaaaaatagaagggATAGAGTACTTAAGGTTTATTAGAATAGATAGGATCTTGGACATATCTTTGAGGATCTTAATGCCTACTTCATTTTGCCTTTCAATCTCACCCATTTGCATTTGggcatgctgctgctttttgtcctccttatctgaacatttttcctttcttcatttttttaactttccttctcttcctcctgtcTCCTGGCATGCCTATTTCccagttaatattttaaatcaaaccACTGAAATGCATATTATATTTTCCCTTGGTAATTACTTGTGTAAGCCATTACTAGAGTATTCTAATTCATTTCTGTAATACTAGGCCTTTCCTGATTTGCAGATCTGTTAAAGATCCTCACCACCACTACGCCCcaacaataacaaaaagcaacaaagagAAGATTTGATAGTAGAAAAGATGCAGGGCAAAGAGAGCAATCCACCAGATGGTGGCTATGGATGGGTTGTGGTAGTGTCAGCCTTCATGGTGATGGGCTTTACTGCTGCTGTCCTCAAGACTTTTGGTCTCTTCTTTGTTGAAATTCAGCAGCACTTTGATGAACTTGCAAGCATCACTTCCTGGATCACGTCAATAACGATCGCCATTTTTCATTTAGGAGGTAGGTAAAAGTGTTCCTCTAGCACTTTGTTAAAAATCTTAGCTACTCAAGATATTTCAAAGAACTTCAAGTTATTTCAAAGAACTTCcataaaaaaatctcacaaaacCAGAACATGCAAGAGCAAtacttcctccttctcttcagaaaatTGGTATTTGCACCCCCTCATAAAGATGTGTCTATGCCTCAGACCTGGAATGGATTAGTGATGACTCTTTGTGTATATAAAGAAATTTGGTTACCCTAAAGAACTTTATGTACCTAGGCTTATGATTCAATTTTCCTGCAGGCCCTGAATCAAACTCAGTGGGAATAAGCCTAAAAGAACTTCAGAGCTTGTTGGATCAAGCTCATGATCTGGTTTCTGCAAGCTCACTGATTTCACAGTAACTATAATTTTATCTAATTTCTATAAAGCCTAAGAGGTGTGACTCTGCCTGTCAGATAAGTATATACTACCAAAATGGTGTCTCTCAGTTCTGCTTTCCTCCCATTCCTCATTTTTGCCCTCACAAAGATCCCTCTTCTGTCCATAGCCAGTTCTAGCACACCCAATGGACCATTTCAAGtcattaataaaacagaaaactaactAAGTCTTAAAAAATTTTCAGTTCACCAGAGCTAGTATAAGGAAGGCAAGACCAAGCAAGCAGAGAGTAAGGCACGAGAGAGTGAACTATCCCAGTAAAAGGCAATGAGCTGTTGGACCATACTCATTTTGCCAAACTAACGAGggaaaactaaatataaaatatgcattcTTTGACTCTTCACTGAGGAATTCTCTTCAGAGTTTTTTGTACCCTTGTAAACTAGATCATCCATCACCATTAGGGTGAGGATTCCAAACATGTGCAGACAAGAACTGTACAGAATCTGTGACGTCCTCTCCACATATTCTCATACAAATACATGATTGTAATGGGTAAGTATACTTATGTAATAAATACTATTATAATTCTGGTTGTGACAACACTTCATTGTACTTCATTGCACAGATACTGTATAATTACAGGCATCCTACTCACTTCACACCTATCGGGATTACTGTTTGTAACCACTGTGCTTCCAGAGATCACGAACAACTGgtcttcctttgaaaaataaattcagaagaacaaaataataattcaaaatagaaaggcaaaagataaaacaaattaCAGGTTCACAAAATTTTATCAGTTCTATAGGCTGCTGGTTTTGTTGCTCAATTTGCAGTATTAGAGCTTGTTTTATTCTGACAGAAAGAATTAATTGAAAAATCGGTAAAAAGCCTGTTTTCCCACCTCCTTCATGGACTACAGAAATGAATACAAGGGAATCTATCAATCCAGTTCACAAATCAGGTGATAACATTGACATGTTGTGGTACTAGTATTGTCATTCAGACATATAAActtgatcagaaaaaaatgctaatatagGAAGACCAAAGAACTCAGAACCCTGATCTTCTGTATTgaaatttatgttttcattatatAGAAGAGCATCAGGGATATAGCAGAAAAAGTGAGATCACCAGTGTATAAgccaacaaaaataatatttgcctAACCAGAGTCTGAAGTTGGCCTACTTCAAAGAAAGTAGCTgtaattttcagcagaaaggCAGTGATCTTCCTATCCTTCAAAACCTTTTGAAAATAATCCTTTTCTATGAATACAGCCTGATGCCCAAACATTCAAAAACACTTTCTGATAGCAGCTCATGGTTCTCAGGTCACTAGGTAATTTTCATTatcttctcctgcctttgcttCATTTATAGAGACCTGAAGACTTTCTGCTGAAGACCATCTGAGCCTCCAGTTCATTGAGCATCTTTCCTGGCCTGGCTTAGTCATTCTTAGTGTGTTCCTGTGGGAAACCTTCAGTGTCATTTGTCTCAGTACGAAGTATGATCAGTGAATTATTCGTTTTTCCCATTTGGATCATTTCAACAGTAGCTTCAATCTCTTGTGCGGAAGGACAGCATGTGCTTCtatattttgtgtttgcatCTGCAGCAGGCAGTTCAGTTATCATAGCAAGGATTCTCTCATCACATACATCTGCCTCCTTTTAATACTAATGTGCATCTCCTACAAGCTTTCAGTTTTGCATGGTGATTGTTTTCCCCTTCCgttttttgtaagttttttgTATATTGTCCTTTATTCTTTCAGACTCTGCCCCTTGGCAGTCTTCACCACTTCCTGTTCTGGGGCTagcctctttctgcttttccctgctACCCCATGTTTAGTTTCTATCTATTTCTGCTTCTCATTCTCTAATACAAAAACCTGTAGCAGTATTTCTGCTCCAAATTTAGGCCTTTCTTCTGTAATTAAGCACTTCCATGGGTCTTCCATGGGTTATCCAAGTCTACTTATCTCTTTTGTTCATCATATATGTATGATTCTCTGTGTATGCATTATCCTATCTCATCCCTTCTGCTACATCTTCCAGACCATGACCATTCCAGTATCATTTTTACATGCTTTTCAAAACATGGTATTTTTGCTGTAAATGCTGATGGACGTTTGGGATTTGTATGGCTTCTATCAGGTACCTACTGTCAGATAATATACATCCTGCAGCTTCACACCAATTAATGTCTGTTTGCTAGGTTTTATTTCACTTGTCTTAGTTACCAAattatcttctttcctttcttaacACAGGCAAATATACAACAACCTGCCTCTACAAATTGGTAAAACCCTCCTTTGCTGATAGTGTTCTGTTCATTGTTTCTCCACTTATTTCAGCAATGGTTCTTAAGAATTCTTATGAATTTCAATGTAATCCTGAACTCTAGTTTCTAGattttcaatcatttttatGAAGCTGACTACATATACTCGCTAATAAATCCCATCCAAGAACTGATAGCATGATGTGTTACTTGGGATCCCTCTAGTGGCTATGgttatttcataaaaatttaCTGGTTTAAAATTATGTCCACAGAACATGCCTTCTGATGATAGGTTTAGTCTTGATCTTGACTCTTTGGTGCTGATGGAAGAACAGCTAGAGAATATAATTGATccttaattaaacaaaaatattgttaatcATCATTTCTGGTGCTTCTAAACAATGACTAGAGActggctctctctctctctctctttttttttcctttctttttttttcttttcttttttttttttttttttttttaatttctgcaccAAGTTATGAGcatgactgaggaaaaaaaccctcaaacctGCAGCTCGTGCaactttcctcttttgtgtGTTGAAGAGTTCCTACAGTCTGCTGAGAGAAAGAGtaccactgaaaaacaaatttaagtaATGAACTGTAgaattcctggaaaaaaatactgctgcaaATTAaccctggatttttttttctgtattaaacaTTTGCAATTCCATGAACACGTGATTTTACAAAGCTCTAGAGGTTAAGAGGATTAGTTTTATCCAGATAATTTTCATGCTGGCCGTATCAGTGATACACTGATAATAACAGAAGTTTTGTAGATTAAGCTAGCTAGTCTATGGCTGAGGCTTCACATTTTGCTAAAGGGCTACATGAATTTCTGCCATATTGTTAGGTGTAAACTTGCGTGAAATTCAGTAGAACTGTTCCAAAAATAAGGCACTGACATGCTCTTCTCTATAAAAAGTCCACTGCACATACTCAGGATATATTTTGGAagggtttttcttctctctgccaTCAGGATGATCTCTTCCCTATTAGCAAACATCCGATTTTAGATTCACAGTCTCTCCCTTTTCTAGCAGAATACAGCAGAATTGTgacattctctctctctctctctctctctctctctttcaaacACACTCATACCACTCCTCCACAGAACAAAACAGTGTATTTGGGACAGGCATTATAAAGCTAATTCTTCAAATGCTTTATCTGATTGTACAATCATGTTAATCAGCTGCATGTTCCTAATGTAATAATCTTACTCTTATTTGTTGTTGATCTAGCCCCTGTTGCCAGTTCACTATGCGCAAAATACAGTCATCGGGCAGTTGTGATCACTGGAGGACTCCTTGCTTTTTCAGGAATGGCATTGGGATTTCTTGGACTCAGCATGGTTTGGATGTATGCAACAACTGGCTTCCTTCAGGGTATTGTTTTATGgctttagagatttttttactGATAAATTAAGGCCTTATTTTAAAGTGCTGATGGTAGGGGTTTTAAAATCCGATTCCTGTTgtgattttataaataattagaACTAGTAACAATCTTTAAAAGTTGTTTCTCTCATGTCCTGCTCTGAAAGTTAGAACTTGTCCTAGAAAACTGCAATCACGAAGTATGATAACAGTTATATCTATAATTTTCACCTGCAAATTATTTGcaaccagaaaataaaagcattttatcttTAATCACAGCTGAAAGCTTTGTGAAGGTCTAAAGAAGCAAAAGACTGCTAAAGTGCAGGAACATAGAGCTcctaaattttgtattttccatcAAATAATCCTACATTTTTGATCACAGGCCCAGGCCTTGTTTCCAATCCTTTGCTTTACTCCTGGCCAGAAAATAGGCCAGAAAGCTGTCTTTAACAGCTAGCAGATTTGCCTGGAACAGGAAGTAAAGCtggcaggaaataaaataaatcatttccaGATCCATGTTGGATGCAGAAAATGTCTGGAATTAGAGCCTTTTGGCAGTCCTGAGCCTTCCAATTTCTtggaagcttttaaaattagtgTGAGATAGAGCAAATTTGAAGCCAAACAGGTCCatccagaaaaatgaagagcatACAGATGCAGTATGCCAACATCCTTCATGTCCTCCCCCATTTTCTAATCCTAAGCACGGCTCAGTTTAACCCAGAGATCTGATCCAGGACCATCTAGTCTGTAATTAGGACAGCATTAACATTCTGAGGTCCATCTTATTTTAACCTCATGGACATCTATTTTCCACTAGTGGCAAATTTGTCAAactaacttttttcttctacagtcAAAATATGAGTATTCTTCATACTCTTGTTTTGCTACATAAACATACAACTTATCTTACAGAACGTGTGccacaaacaaacacaaacaataGCATAGCTGAGATGATGCTTCTTctagaaacaaaattttcctaatttttaacTTTGCAAATATAGGAACATTTACTCTTTTAATTGTCACCTTCATGCAATGCTCCAGTGGTATCTAACTAGTGCTGTTTGTATCGGTGTATTTCAGGACTTGGGATTTCCTTTTCATGGATACCAGCCATTAGCATTGTTAGCCACTACTTCTCCAAGAAAAGAGCTTTGGCCAATGCTATTGCCAGTGCCGGAGAATGTGCCTTTGCCTTCACCTTTGGGCCATTTTTCCAGTGGTTGATTGATCAGTTTGGATGGAAAGGTGCCCTTTTGATCATAGGTGGCATCCAACTCAATATTTGTGTCTGTGGAGCACTGATGCGAccactgaaaagcagctgccttCCTGAGACTAGCTATCCTGAAGCTGAGACACCATCTAGCAAGAGGGTGTCTGGGAGACACAACGATAAGTCTGCCATGACACACAAAACCTTCAACTGGATGCTTGTGAGGAGACAGGATTTTGTACTTTATGCCATTTTTGGTGTTTTAGCTGCTATGAGTTTTTTTGTTCCTCCATTATTTTTAGTTCCACTTAGCTACAGCCTTGGAATAGATGAATCTTGGACTGCATCGCTCCTGTCCATTTTGGCTATGGTGGATTTTGCAGGCAGGCTGCTATGTGGCTGGTATGCCAATCTCCGTGTTACCAAAACTATTCACTTGCTGACAATGACAATTGCACTGATCAGTACTTCATTGATGCTGTTGCCACTGGCTAGCAATTACCTCTCCTTAGCAATATTCACTGGCTTCTATGGATTCTTCTTTGGCACAACAGTTGCCATTCACATTACAGTGCTAGCAGATGTTGTAGGCATGTCAGATTTTGACAGTGCTCTAGGTCTTTTCATGCTCATTCGAAGTACTGGAGGTTTTGTGGGGCCTCCTCTTGCTGGTAAGTTAAGATACTATCCTCAACATAGTTTACATATAGAAAGTAAAGCCGTATCGAAAAATCTGGATCCAAGCCCAAATTTCCCCATCTTTTAGCTCAGATCACCTGGGTCAAGAAATGTATCAAAACAAAGAGTCAGTTTAATTCATCTCAAAAATACCTTGCTCCCTCTCTTCTCTGTGACTTTAGAGATATCTTTCCAacataaaagcagagaagaataGCAGGGCCACGTGATGTTCCTGTTTCCTGAATCCCACAGAATCCCATTTGATAAACTCCTGCTGTTCTGCTACGAAAGCATATCTCTGGAACCAGCAGTAGACCTATACTTATACAGTAGAGATGTTCGGTCTCTACTAACAAGTTTGATGTTAGATTTGAATGAGGGCTAGAGAATAGACCAAATCTGTAACAAATTTGCAATGTCAGAAAACCAGTCAAGCAGCCTTCATCAGCCCACAAATGAATCTGCAATTGTACCCGCAGAGCAACCCATACTGCTACATATACTACTACAGTATTACTACAGTATTATTACTTTTTCAATATGGTTCATAATGGCATGATGTATTGTGGTGGGCTGGTAGGATTGAAGCTGTCTAAAAAACAGAGTCTTTTCTGTCATTAACttctatgattctttgaaaaatgattaaCAGGAAAGCCGGTAACAAAATAGGCACGCTTTCAATCTCTGTCTCTCCAGTAGAGGgcctctcctttccttctttaaaCTGTCATGCTCTATAATTATGGTCCAAATCAGAGTAACTGAGGATAGCTACAATACAGAACACATAGCAtcatagaacggtaaggttggaagggacctctggagatcatctaggccaaccctcagcatagccccgcATGGGGATTGAGCCCACGACCgtggcattagcagcaccacgctctaaccgAGCTAAACCTACCCCCATGACTACTAAAATATAGAGTtgtaagatttgttttttctgccatTACCTTTATTATCTGCTGTATTTTGGGTTGGAAGATGCTTCAAACTGTAGACCGTTTTGTTTTACTAACAATTTGcattatgcaaaataaatgagaagtgaattttatttcaaacttaGAAACACTACAATGGAGTGATGATTATCTATGCACCCATAGTGTAAGGAGTTGCAAGATGATACATTCACATTTACAAGCTAATTCACATTATGTTTTTTCCTATCAGTTGACATTACTCTCATTTGTTTCTATCTAGGTCTGATTGTAGACATGGCTGGAGATTACAGAGCAGGCTTCTACATGGCAGGAGCCACTCTTATCCTATCTGGtgtatttttagttattttagaTCATtttcaacagagaaaagaaaaagaaaaccagactAACACTAAACCAGAAAAATCAACATTGCCCTACccttctcttcatttcctggaACTTCAAAATAGACGATACCAAGAGCATGATGTAGTGGTGTGATTACACTGCATGTCTCCCAGCATTTCAGGACTTActgcagtgttttattttctccaaacaCAGTATCAGTAGGATCTATAAACTGATGGATGTTTTGAGTAGGAATGTATGAAACTCAGGAAAAAAGTCACTAGTTTACAAGTAAGCAACACCAATAATCATTGTCTTACTATTTTGATGCTGAAGTTGCATTTTGACTATGCTAGTCTTAAACACAGTCCCTCAAGGTGGTGATAAGTAAACTAAGGAAAATATGATCTCAGCAAAATTACCATGATGTATGTACCCAGCACACTGAAACTCTCCTCTCAAATGCAGATCTCAGCTATCACGGTCGAGAGAAAAAGGGACCAGCTGCATTTTTAACCTGCGCAAATAttgttaagtattttaattcaaCAAATTGTTATGAAAGTGAGAGTACATGAATACAGTTTTAAGTGAAAAGGTTTGCAAATGCTCAACAGAGCAAGAATTAGAATCCAAACGAACCtgataaactgaaaaaataaaagaataattaaattcAATATGGAGAAGTGCAGTTCTAAGTATCAGAAGGAGtaagcaaaacacacacacatgaaacAGGGAATGACTGGTGAATAGGGAGAATCAGAGGAATTAAGACAACCAAGTAAACTAAGGCTACAGTTGACTTCAAACTGAGTAAGAAGTCCAAATACAACagtataataaaaaagataaatgtctTTCTGTGCTATAGTAAGATAGAGGCAATAATGAGGCTTGTGAGGCTTTAACcagaaaaggaatagaaattGCAGTGAATTAAGGGTAACAAGATGAGAAAGGTTTAAAAACATGGTGTAAAGAAAAAGGTCAAGAAATCGGGTTTGTTTaagttcagaaaacagaaggttGAAATGGTATGAGAACAGCCTTCAAATCTATAAAAGGTTGAGCTAAAAAAGACATGATCAATTCCTTTCCTTGTTAAGGCAATTAGTAATTCATAGAGTTTGTGGCAAGGCAGAGTTACATAAATGGAAAAAGCGTCCTTACTAATAAAGACAGTGAAACATAGACATAGAAACAGACTACTTAGGAAGAATATGAAATCCAAAGATATTCATAAGAGAGAATCTAAATATACTCAATTCTGCCTCAGAATAGGGGGATGGACTAGATGGTTTTGTGAGGTCCTCTTTAGCTCTACATTTCAGTTATCCTAAAATCCtaaatgtttgcaaatatttgtaattttgagCAAATGTTTGATTTATGAGATTATAAAGATGCCTGCATTTATCTAAATCGTATGTTTTTTGTAATTTGTAATTTGTTCCTCCTGGGTGTGAAAACTACCTTGTTTCTTGCCCTCTACTGCAAGGGACTGAAGGATAAATAAtacaaagtaagaaaataaaaactgaggTCTTTCTCCActagaaacatgaaaatattattttactgatttacCATTTTTGCATATAAACTGTTCCTCTAAAATGCAATACAAGCCCTAGAATCTATCTTCCTTCTCAAGAATGACTATAGAATTTAACTGCTACAAGCAGACATCATAGCATAATGATGCTATGATCTTAAGTGAAATTGCTGAGAGTTTTGTGACCGACCCTCCTTTCAGAAAACCAACAGCAGTCCAGGTTTTGCCCAGTCCCCAGTATCAGCTCTAGCCCACAGAGACTGGACGTATCCATCCATCACTTTTACTGTACTTGTATCTCACTGTGAAGGACTGTGAGTTAGAATCACTGATAAAAGGTGCTATGGGACAAATGCCTCACACTGTTTCAGAAGCACATACCACATCACATGCTAAGACTGAGGCCACATCACATATGCCTAAACCGGTGAAGCTAAACACAGAAGCGTAAGATACCCACCCCTGAGATCATCTGACCTGAGATCACACAAAAAGTTGGTCAATGGATCCTATTCATTAGGAAGGCAGGTGACTCGTTTACTTGGAGTTTATTTCTCAATCCTATTAATTCTACGGGAATATGAAACACATTCTGCTACTGAGAAACAAGAAGCTGGTTTATTACTTTAACAGGTCATCTCGTAACAACGTCAGAATTTTCCACATGTGCTATGCTGTTTTCATGCCATTAGATATTTGAGTGCTAAGTGGTCTCTACTGTGTGGTCCCTTATTGCATGCAGAGTACTTGGAAATGGAAATACTCACAAATGTCATCAATGAAACATAAGTTCTTCATCACTTCCTCCTCTTGCTTCCATTAACTACCTGGCATCATGTCTGTTTTACTGATTTAAGCATCAGGGATTAAACTTCCTTCATGCACTATTATCTACCAGACTTGTCACACAGCATTAATTTGCATGAGAGAAATcaacagaaatacaaactttGGTTCAGAAATATGACCTTTGAATGTTATCAATACTacctgaaacacaagaaattctcTCTACA is a window of Rhea pennata isolate bPtePen1 chromosome Z, bPtePen1.pri, whole genome shotgun sequence DNA encoding:
- the LOC134153511 gene encoding monocarboxylate transporter 13-like, giving the protein MQGKESNPPDGGYGWVVVVSAFMVMGFTAAVLKTFGLFFVEIQQHFDELASITSWITSITIAIFHLGAPVASSLCAKYSHRAVVITGGLLAFSGMALGFLGLSMVWMYATTGFLQGLGISFSWIPAISIVSHYFSKKRALANAIASAGECAFAFTFGPFFQWLIDQFGWKGALLIIGGIQLNICVCGALMRPLKSSCLPETSYPEAETPSSKRVSGRHNDKSAMTHKTFNWMLVRRQDFVLYAIFGVLAAMSFFVPPLFLVPLSYSLGIDESWTASLLSILAMVDFAGRLLCGWYANLRVTKTIHLLTMTIALISTSLMLLPLASNYLSLAIFTGFYGFFFGTTVAIHITVLADVVGMSDFDSALGLFMLIRSTGGFVGPPLAGLIVDMAGDYRAGFYMAGATLILSGVFLVILDHFQQRKEKENQTNTKPEKSTLPYPSLHFLELQNRRYQEHDVVV